In one Nomascus leucogenys isolate Asia chromosome 13, Asia_NLE_v1, whole genome shotgun sequence genomic region, the following are encoded:
- the SLC32A1 gene encoding vesicular inhibitory amino acid transporter, with translation MATLLRSKLSNVATSVSNKSQAKMSGMFARMGFQAATDEEAVGFAHCDDLDFEHRQGLQMDILKAEGEPCGDEGAEAPVEGDIHYQRGSGVPLPPSGSKDQVGGGGEFGGHDKPKITAWEAGWNVTNAIQGMFVLGLPYAILHGGYLGLFLIIFAAVVCCYTGKILIACLYEENEDGEVVRVRDSYVAIANACCAPRFPTLGGRVVNVAQIIELVMTCILYVVVSGNLMYNSFPGLPVSQKSWSIIATAVLLPCAFLKNLKAVSKFSLLCTLAHFVINILVIAYCLSRARDWAWEKVKFYIDVKKFPISIGIIVFSYTSQIFLPSLEGNMQQPSEFHCMMNWTHIAACVLKGLFALVAYLTWADETKEVITDNLPGSIRAVVNIFLVAKALLSYPLPFFAAVEVLEKSLFQEGSRAFFPACYGGDGRLKSWGLTLRCALVVFTLLMAIYVPHFALLMGLTGSLTGAGLCFLLPSLFHLRLLWRKLLWHQVFFDVAIFVIGGICSVSGFVHSLEGLIEAYRTNAED, from the exons ATGGCCACCTTGCTCCGCAGCAAGCTGTCCAACGTGGCCACGTCCGTGTCCAACAAGTCCCAGGCCAAGATGAGCggcatgttcgccaggatgggtTTTCAGGCGGCCACGGATGAGGAGGCGGTGGGCTTCGCGCATTGCGACGACCTCGACTTTGAGCACCGCCAGGGCCTGCAGATGGACATCCTGAAAGCCGAGGGAGAGCCCTGCGGGGACGAGGGCGCTGAAGCGCCCGTCGAGGGAGACATCCATTATCAGCGAGGCAGCGGAGTTCCTCTGCCGCCCTCGGGCTCCaaggaccaggtgggaggtggtGGCGAGTTCGGGGGCCACGACAAGCCCAAAATCACGGCGTGGGAGGCAGGCTGGAATGTGACCAACGCCATCCAG GGCATGTTCGTGCTGGGCCTACCCTACGCCATCCTGCACGGCGGCTACCTGGGGTTGTTTCTCATCATCTTCGCCGCCGTTGTGTGCTGCTACACCGGCAAGATCCTCATCGCGTGCCTGTACGAGGAGAATGAAGACGGCGAGGTGGTGCGCGTGCGGGACTCGTACGTGGCCATAGCTAACGCCTGCTGCGCCCCGCGCTTCCCAACGCTGGGCGGCCGAGTGGTGAACGTAGCGCAGATCATCGAGCTGGTGATGACGTGCATCCTATACGTGGTGGTGAGTGGCAACCTCATGTACAACAGCTTCCCGGGGCTGCCCGTGTCGCAGAAGTCCTGGTCCATTATCGCCACGGCCGTGCTGCTGCCTTGCGCCTTCCTTAAGAACCTCAAGGCCGTGTCCAAGTTCAGTCTGCTGTGCACTCTGGCCCACTTCGTCATCAATATCCTGGTCATAGCCTACTGTCTATCGCGGGCGCGCGACTGGGCCTGGGAGAAGGTCAAGTTCTACATCGACGTTAAGAAGTTCCCCATCTCCATTGGCATCATCGTGTTCAGCTACACGTCGCAGATCTTCCTGCCTTCGCTGGAGGGCAATATGCAGCAGCCCAGCGAGTTCCACTGCATGATGAACTGGACGCACATCGCAGCCTGCGTGCTCAAGGGCCTCTTCGCGCTCGTCGCCTACCTCACCTGGGCCGACGAGACCAAGGAGGTCATCACGGATAACCTGCCCGGCTCCATCCGCGCCGTGGTCAACATCTTTCTGGTGGCCAAGGCGCTGTTGTCCTATCCTCTGCCATTCTTTGCCGCTGTCGAGGTGCTGGAGAAGTCGCTCTTCCAGGAGGGCAGCCGCGCCTTTTTCCCGGCCTGCTACGGCGGCGACGGGCGCCTGAAGTCCTGGGGGTTGACGCTGCGCTGCGCGCTCGTCGTCTTCACGCTGCTCATGGCCATTTATGTGCCGCACTTCGCGCTGCTCATGGGCCTCACCGGCAGCCTCACGGGCGCCGGCCTCTGTTTCTTGCTGCCCAGCCTCTTTCACCTGCGCCTGCTCTGGCGCAAGCTGCTGTGGCACCAAGTCTTCTTCGACGTCGCCATCTTCGTCATCGGCGGCATCTGCAGCGTGTCCGGCTTCGTGCACTCGCTCGAGGGCCTCATCGAGGCCTACCGAACCAACGCGGAGGACTAG